A window of the Haloquadratum walsbyi C23 genome harbors these coding sequences:
- a CDS encoding ABC transporter ATP-binding protein, whose translation MTAALVAENVYKSYGDVRALDGVSLSVDAGEMFGLVGPNGAGKTTLVRALTGTTTVRGQLSIRGVTPTKLDKSQVGVLPQSFTPPGRLTAHELIEYYAGLYDDTRDPVTVLDDVGLSGDSTTQWYETLSGGQQRRVCVAIALINDPAVLFLDEPTTGIDPAGRRSLWSLLETLAAGGTTVFLTSHSMTEVERLADRVGFLNDGQLLTIGDPQSLIDTHAGENKLIIETETALDSTAFSSLSFDIQTSVSGTRTVVKSVGPRDIGDIIDAVDMTTVTVESLTWKQPDLEDVYLALAGETLNPSRTTKTSNSNEDTAPRIDDVNTGGNVMSQTAITTTTEESDQ comes from the coding sequence ATGACAGCGGCACTCGTCGCCGAGAACGTGTATAAATCATATGGCGACGTAAGAGCACTTGATGGTGTTTCACTTTCAGTCGACGCAGGAGAGATGTTTGGATTGGTCGGACCGAATGGCGCTGGAAAGACAACGCTTGTTCGCGCGCTGACCGGAACAACAACTGTCAGAGGGCAATTATCAATTCGTGGAGTCACCCCAACGAAGCTTGATAAATCACAAGTCGGTGTACTCCCGCAATCATTCACACCCCCCGGTCGACTGACAGCACACGAACTCATTGAATACTATGCAGGACTATATGACGATACCCGTGATCCTGTAACGGTTCTCGATGATGTCGGTCTCAGTGGTGACTCAACAACACAATGGTATGAAACACTCTCAGGGGGACAGCAACGCCGTGTTTGTGTTGCAATCGCATTGATTAATGATCCTGCAGTTTTATTCTTAGACGAACCGACGACCGGCATTGATCCTGCGGGTCGTCGCTCCCTCTGGTCACTTCTTGAAACACTCGCCGCTGGTGGGACGACTGTCTTCCTCACAAGTCATTCAATGACGGAAGTTGAGCGACTTGCCGACCGTGTTGGGTTTTTGAATGACGGTCAATTGCTGACTATCGGTGACCCACAATCGCTTATTGACACCCATGCTGGAGAAAACAAACTTATCATTGAGACCGAAACTGCGCTTGATTCAACAGCATTTTCATCACTGTCATTTGACATTCAAACCAGTGTATCAGGCACTCGTACAGTCGTCAAATCGGTTGGTCCCCGTGATATCGGTGATATTATTGATGCAGTTGATATGACCACCGTGACTGTTGAATCGCTCACGTGGAAGCAGCCTGATCTTGAGGATGTTTATCTTGCATTGGCTGGTGAGACACTCAACCCGAGTAGAACCACTAAGACATCAAACTCAAATGAGGATACTGCTCCCCGTATTGACGATGTCAATACTGGTGGAAATGTTATGTCACAGACTGCTATTACAACAACCACAGAGGAGTCAGATCAATGA
- a CDS encoding ABC transporter permease: protein MTRHSRIRAEFTAAWHAFLRRRTAVFFTFFFPAIIVVIFGALVQTQPTGGGLFAEPRAYYIAGYLSVVVLFTPLSRVGSTVARYRSGSRFEKLATTPLSRGEWLLAQSLVNVVVIGIAAGLLLILSVLVTNTTLPLNLTTLFIIPFIILGVVLFCGVGAIIGRVAGSQDGVIAASNAIALPLLFLSETFVTPSLLPVWFRPVLGLSPLTYIARGIRSVTYLEATTAPLGNLGVVTVIAIIAFLAGTRAVPQTD, encoded by the coding sequence ATGACCCGTCATAGTCGTATTCGTGCTGAATTTACAGCTGCGTGGCATGCGTTTCTTCGCCGACGGACAGCAGTATTTTTCACCTTCTTCTTTCCAGCAATCATCGTCGTTATATTCGGTGCACTGGTGCAAACACAACCGACAGGTGGTGGTCTTTTTGCTGAGCCTCGAGCATATTATATTGCCGGGTATCTCTCCGTTGTCGTGCTATTCACGCCATTATCTCGTGTTGGCAGTACTGTTGCTCGATATCGCAGTGGAAGCCGATTTGAGAAACTTGCAACAACACCATTATCACGTGGTGAATGGCTTCTTGCACAATCACTTGTCAATGTGGTTGTTATCGGTATCGCCGCCGGATTACTACTAATCTTATCCGTGCTTGTGACCAATACGACACTTCCACTGAATCTTACAACATTATTCATTATTCCATTTATTATTCTTGGTGTTGTATTGTTTTGTGGAGTCGGTGCAATTATTGGTCGTGTTGCAGGTTCTCAAGATGGGGTCATTGCTGCGTCGAACGCTATTGCACTTCCATTATTATTCCTTTCTGAGACATTTGTCACCCCATCGCTCCTTCCGGTCTGGTTTCGCCCTGTATTAGGTCTATCCCCACTCACATATATCGCTCGAGGCATTCGATCAGTGACATATCTAGAGGCAACAACAGCCCCACTGGGCAACCTCGGTGTTGTCACGGTGATTGCGATCATCGCGTTCCTTGCTGGCACAAGAGCCGTCCCACAGACTGATTGA
- a CDS encoding flippase-like domain-containing protein, with amino-acid sequence MESPSAGSAKSNATGSDDDTVTTSADRQTPRGDESPAAEDDVNISVVLPAYNEESTLESTVQRTISTLETFCEPTSIEIVIAEDGCTDNTPEIADQLAASDRRIRHMHSDTRLGRGGALEQAFNFANGSVLAYFDTDLATDIRHLEELITRIQTGEADIATGSRWLPENIADRPAKRGIPSRVYNTLVRLFLRSDLRDHQCGFKAFSREAFESLQPIVEDSHWFWDTEMLVRAQRADLTVVEFPVEWTSKGDTKVDLVRDVFGMGSQILRTWWQISVQPRLSPRVSLGAGAVLAIVALALMTQYIDFNTVISEVRAADPWLVVAATIVYTLSWPIRGLRYRDILFELGYYERVRFLTGAVFISQTGNLVFPARAGDLVRAYVIKARRGIAYPSGFASLAAERVFDLLTIASLAGVVLLGYTASGQTATLAQTIIDAEGAGRVAVIVSMSVGLVAVAAVGGIILSARSEIDIPSAVVYRVSTDSYAKMVVSVINQFIEDLQTVAGTRRGFARVGATSILIWSIDVVTAFVVLLAFTPALDTIQLLAVSFFAVSVGNLAKVLPLSPGGVGLYEGAFTLLVVGLTPITPSIAIGAAVVDHAVKNLITVIGGYGSMLGLNVSLMTAVEETRDVRNRDTDISAEGVTQTETRNQ; translated from the coding sequence ATGGAATCCCCGTCTGCCGGGTCAGCGAAGTCAAATGCAACCGGAAGTGATGATGATACTGTCACCACAAGTGCAGACAGACAAACACCACGTGGTGACGAATCACCAGCAGCCGAGGATGATGTGAATATAAGCGTCGTTCTTCCAGCGTATAATGAGGAATCAACACTTGAATCAACAGTCCAGAGGACAATCAGCACGCTTGAGACCTTCTGTGAGCCAACATCGATTGAGATAGTGATTGCTGAAGATGGATGCACAGATAATACACCAGAAATTGCGGATCAACTCGCTGCTTCGGATAGGCGTATCCGACATATGCATAGCGATACACGATTAGGACGAGGAGGTGCACTTGAGCAGGCATTCAACTTCGCAAACGGCAGTGTGCTCGCGTACTTCGATACAGACCTTGCAACTGACATCCGTCATCTTGAGGAACTTATCACCCGGATACAAACCGGTGAGGCTGACATTGCGACTGGATCGCGATGGTTGCCCGAAAACATTGCTGATCGTCCGGCAAAACGCGGTATTCCGAGTCGTGTGTATAATACACTTGTCCGTCTTTTCCTGCGATCAGATCTTCGTGATCATCAATGTGGATTCAAAGCGTTCAGCCGAGAAGCGTTTGAATCACTCCAACCTATTGTTGAGGATAGTCATTGGTTTTGGGATACCGAAATGCTCGTTCGGGCGCAACGAGCGGATTTAACGGTTGTCGAGTTTCCTGTGGAGTGGACATCAAAGGGTGATACAAAGGTTGATCTCGTCCGCGATGTCTTTGGCATGGGTAGTCAGATTCTGCGGACATGGTGGCAGATATCAGTACAACCGCGGCTATCTCCGCGAGTGAGCCTTGGAGCAGGCGCTGTGTTGGCGATTGTTGCACTAGCGCTGATGACGCAGTATATTGATTTCAACACAGTTATTTCTGAAGTTCGCGCCGCTGACCCATGGCTAGTTGTCGCTGCAACGATTGTCTATACGCTGTCATGGCCAATTCGTGGGCTGCGATATCGTGATATTTTATTCGAGCTTGGGTATTATGAGCGCGTTCGGTTTCTTACTGGAGCGGTCTTTATTAGCCAAACGGGGAATCTTGTTTTCCCTGCTCGAGCAGGTGATCTCGTTCGTGCGTATGTGATCAAAGCACGGCGAGGAATTGCGTACCCATCAGGGTTCGCGTCGCTTGCAGCAGAACGTGTATTTGACTTATTGACAATTGCGTCATTAGCTGGGGTCGTCCTGTTAGGATACACGGCAAGTGGTCAAACAGCGACGCTTGCGCAGACAATTATTGATGCTGAGGGTGCTGGTCGCGTGGCTGTTATTGTCTCAATGAGTGTCGGTCTGGTTGCTGTCGCAGCTGTCGGTGGGATTATACTGAGCGCACGGAGTGAGATTGACATTCCATCAGCTGTCGTATATCGGGTGAGCACTGACAGTTATGCTAAGATGGTCGTCAGTGTGATTAATCAGTTTATTGAGGACTTACAGACTGTTGCTGGGACACGTCGTGGATTTGCTCGTGTTGGAGCAACGAGCATCCTCATTTGGTCAATTGATGTCGTAACTGCATTCGTTGTTTTACTGGCATTTACACCTGCGTTAGATACGATACAGCTACTTGCGGTGAGTTTCTTTGCTGTCAGCGTTGGAAATCTCGCCAAAGTTCTTCCATTATCGCCTGGTGGTGTCGGACTGTATGAAGGCGCGTTTACACTGCTTGTCGTTGGACTCACACCAATTACTCCGAGCATTGCGATTGGCGCTGCAGTTGTTGATCACGCTGTGAAGAATCTCATAACGGTCATCGGTGGATATGGATCGATGCTTGGATTAAATGTCTCATTGATGACTGCTGTTGAGGAGACACGTGATGTGCGCAATCGTGATACAGATATATCTGCTGAGGGAGTGACACAAACGGAGACACGCAATCAATAG
- a CDS encoding bifunctional 4-hydroxy-2-oxoglutarate aldolase/2-dehydro-3-deoxy-phosphogluconate aldolase has product MTTNISSVFDQLIDSGVVAVMRGADADTIIDVATALHDGGVTAYEITADNANAAALISEVRASFRDSEAIVGAGTVLDSPTAQEMITSGAEFIVGPTFDPDILEICNRHGTLVAPGILSPTEALNAYEAGADLLKVFPAATVGPTHLSSIAGPLPHLPLMPTGGINIDNVADYIEAGAAVVGAGGALMNTDAIAAGDFESITETAEMFTQEIETARMRNSSSSS; this is encoded by the coding sequence ATGACTACTAATATATCGAGCGTCTTCGATCAACTGATAGACAGTGGTGTCGTTGCTGTTATGCGAGGTGCGGATGCGGATACGATTATTGACGTTGCAACAGCGCTTCATGACGGTGGTGTGACTGCATATGAAATAACTGCTGACAACGCTAATGCAGCTGCCCTTATCAGTGAGGTCCGTGCATCGTTTCGCGATTCAGAGGCCATTGTTGGGGCTGGCACTGTACTTGATTCGCCGACAGCTCAAGAGATGATAACAAGCGGTGCTGAATTCATTGTTGGACCAACTTTTGATCCTGATATTCTCGAAATATGCAATCGACATGGCACGCTCGTTGCGCCGGGTATCCTCTCCCCGACAGAGGCGCTTAATGCATACGAGGCTGGTGCGGACCTTCTGAAGGTATTCCCAGCGGCGACAGTTGGACCAACACATCTTTCAAGCATTGCTGGACCACTTCCACATCTTCCGTTGATGCCGACAGGAGGAATCAATATTGACAATGTTGCAGACTATATTGAGGCTGGTGCAGCAGTCGTCGGGGCTGGCGGTGCACTTATGAATACGGATGCGATTGCTGCCGGAGATTTTGAGTCAATCACTGAAACAGCCGAAATGTTCACACAGGAAATTGAAACTGCTCGCATGCGCAATTCCTCTTCTTCATCATAA
- a CDS encoding winged helix-turn-helix transcriptional regulator, giving the protein MGNRNIDENKRATLRRFATIGAASPLAVLGGGERTTDNTGAERTQDHEQTGSDNRNEVRKAIVGYVSSTPGVHFSKIRDELKLGTGETQHHLRRLVDDGKLTIHRDGDYKRFYLSGRFNTFEQVALGFLRRTTPRGILIELLKDPTATGADLATVLDVSQATVSTYSSKLDDAGLISRTDDYTIKEPEIILTLILRHADSLGPDAVAIADEAETLLKYSPQD; this is encoded by the coding sequence ATGGGAAATCGCAATATCGACGAAAATAAGCGAGCGACACTGCGACGGTTCGCGACGATTGGTGCTGCGTCACCACTTGCAGTACTCGGTGGAGGAGAGAGGACAACAGATAATACAGGCGCAGAAAGAACACAGGATCATGAACAGACTGGATCAGATAACCGCAATGAGGTTCGTAAGGCAATTGTTGGATATGTTAGCTCAACGCCTGGGGTGCATTTCTCAAAAATTCGCGATGAATTAAAACTCGGGACTGGTGAGACACAACATCATCTCCGTCGGCTTGTTGATGATGGGAAACTCACAATTCACCGCGATGGCGATTACAAGCGATTCTATCTCAGCGGACGGTTTAATACATTTGAACAGGTTGCACTCGGATTTCTTCGCCGAACGACCCCACGGGGTATATTGATTGAGCTATTAAAAGATCCAACAGCAACTGGTGCTGACCTTGCCACAGTTCTTGATGTCTCACAGGCGACGGTGAGCACATACAGTTCAAAGCTTGATGATGCTGGGCTCATATCCCGTACTGACGATTATACAATTAAAGAACCCGAGATAATTCTCACGTTGATACTCAGACATGCAGATTCACTCGGACCAGATGCAGTTGCAATCGCCGATGAGGCGGAAACACTGCTCAAGTACAGTCCACAGGATTGA
- the ggt gene encoding gamma-glutamyltransferase, with protein MSPDLDAFDSRRSTVYARTGVVATSQPLAAQAGIQSLQSGGNAFDAAVATAATLNVVEPMSTGIGGDVFAMYRTADGDVGAMRSCGGAPAAATRETIRDRLNTESPTMPSSGPLAVTVPGTVRGWERLLTDYGQYGFETALEPAITHASEGYPVSEIIADAWTRNADTFIDAIGKEAFSVSDGTPSVGDVIRLPHLAETFKSIAQGGADAFYEDSLATQIASAVRDRGGLLESSDLAEFEAEYVDPVSTTYRGATVYELPPNNQGLIALEALNIASKVDAGSYAYDSADRIHYYAESLKRAFHDGHHYITDPEFESIPDLASSSYAANRAESIGPYASDVSVGGPGMPPEDSDTVLLTVADRAGNVVSLINSIFEPFGSGVVVPDTGIVLQNRGASFTLDPSHPNTLEPKKRPFHTLIPGLIQFDSDDWAAFGVMGGYMQPQGHLQVLANLLDYGFDSQAALNAPRWRYCDDGSLAVEERFADGVLGKLARRGHELTVRPPSAFGGAQFARRRGDVLSGATDPRKDGTAIGF; from the coding sequence ATGAGTCCCGATTTAGATGCCTTTGACTCCCGTCGTTCAACGGTATACGCACGTACTGGTGTTGTTGCGACAAGTCAGCCATTAGCAGCACAAGCTGGGATTCAATCACTTCAGAGTGGCGGCAACGCTTTTGACGCTGCTGTTGCGACCGCTGCAACGTTGAATGTTGTTGAGCCGATGAGCACGGGGATTGGCGGTGACGTCTTTGCGATGTATCGAACTGCAGATGGTGATGTTGGTGCAATGCGAAGTTGTGGTGGTGCTCCTGCAGCTGCGACTCGTGAGACTATTCGTGATCGTCTCAACACCGAGTCCCCAACAATGCCTAGTTCCGGTCCGCTTGCTGTTACTGTCCCTGGAACTGTCCGTGGATGGGAACGGCTTCTCACGGATTATGGTCAGTATGGGTTTGAAACAGCACTTGAACCAGCGATTACGCATGCAAGTGAGGGATATCCTGTCTCAGAGATTATTGCCGATGCGTGGACGCGTAATGCTGATACGTTTATTGATGCTATCGGTAAGGAAGCTTTCAGTGTATCAGATGGCACTCCATCTGTTGGTGACGTTATTCGACTCCCACATCTTGCTGAAACATTCAAGTCGATTGCTCAGGGCGGTGCTGACGCCTTTTATGAAGACTCACTCGCAACACAGATTGCAAGTGCCGTCCGTGACCGTGGTGGCTTACTTGAGTCGTCTGATCTTGCAGAGTTTGAGGCTGAGTATGTTGACCCGGTTTCAACGACATATCGCGGAGCAACAGTGTATGAGCTCCCCCCGAATAATCAAGGATTGATTGCACTTGAAGCGCTTAATATCGCGTCTAAAGTTGATGCTGGGTCATACGCATATGATTCTGCGGATCGAATTCATTACTATGCAGAATCGTTGAAACGAGCATTCCACGATGGACATCACTACATTACTGATCCGGAATTTGAGTCAATTCCTGATCTCGCTTCATCATCATACGCAGCGAATCGAGCAGAAAGTATTGGTCCATATGCGAGTGATGTTAGCGTCGGCGGACCAGGGATGCCTCCAGAAGATAGTGACACAGTGTTGCTAACGGTCGCTGATAGGGCAGGTAATGTTGTTTCATTAATTAATTCAATCTTTGAGCCATTCGGCAGCGGTGTTGTTGTACCTGACACGGGAATCGTGCTTCAGAACCGTGGTGCGTCCTTCACACTTGACCCATCGCATCCAAACACACTTGAGCCGAAAAAGCGACCGTTTCATACACTCATTCCCGGATTGATCCAATTTGATTCAGATGATTGGGCTGCATTTGGTGTGATGGGTGGATATATGCAACCACAAGGACATCTGCAGGTTCTTGCGAATTTACTTGATTACGGATTTGATTCACAGGCTGCGCTCAACGCACCACGGTGGCGCTACTGTGATGATGGCTCTCTCGCTGTTGAAGAACGATTTGCTGACGGGGTTCTTGGAAAGCTTGCTCGTCGCGGTCATGAGCTAACTGTCCGTCCACCGAGTGCATTTGGTGGTGCTCAGTTCGCTCGCCGTCGTGGCGATGTCCTCTCCGGTGCGACAGACCCCAGAAAAGACGGGACAGCAATCGGATTCTGA
- a CDS encoding DUF7123 family protein, giving the protein MSATTETETEAEIETNVDGRTTESRSELPTLSEKQQRIHQYLIQQANQQTYFKSRLIAAELGLSAKEVGANMSAIINNNTTDVSIEKWGYSSGTTWKVTLESANC; this is encoded by the coding sequence ATGAGTGCAACAACGGAAACAGAGACCGAAGCAGAGATAGAAACGAACGTGGATGGACGTACAACTGAGAGTCGATCTGAGTTACCGACGTTGAGCGAGAAACAGCAACGGATCCACCAGTATCTCATCCAACAGGCTAACCAGCAAACTTATTTCAAATCCCGTCTCATCGCCGCCGAACTTGGTCTTTCAGCAAAAGAAGTAGGCGCAAACATGTCTGCAATTATTAACAACAATACCACTGATGTTAGCATTGAAAAGTGGGGATACTCTTCAGGAACAACATGGAAAGTTACTCTTGAATCAGCTAACTGCTGA
- a CDS encoding SPFH domain-containing protein, whose product MDIIVVTGQGAQLPIQAGIGLGTSLVGLLGLFLAIVTVYQMVEIVDAYEKEALTVFGEFRHLLEPGISFIPPFVSRTYAFDMRTQTLDVPRQEAITRDNSPVTADAVVYIKVMDAKKAFLEVDDYKKAVSNLAQTTLRAVLGDMELDDTLNKRQEINSKIREELDEPTDEWGIRVESVEVREVNPSKEVQQAMEQQTSAERRRRAMILEAQGERRSAVEQAEGEKQSNIVRAQGEKQSQILEAQGDAISTVLRAKSSESMGERAVIERGMETLESIGEGESTTFVLPQELTSLLGRYGRQLTNSDVQEEAGLESLDFDDETRELLGLDDIERILGQIDEAAEMDLEELEQEAEAIKAGETNDIKDADQITAEKTEKMQDGEAERAVETERE is encoded by the coding sequence ATGGATATCATTGTTGTGACGGGTCAAGGAGCGCAACTCCCGATTCAGGCTGGGATTGGTCTAGGCACGTCCCTTGTCGGGTTGCTTGGATTATTCCTTGCAATCGTCACTGTTTATCAAATGGTTGAGATTGTTGATGCATATGAGAAAGAAGCATTAACTGTCTTTGGTGAGTTCCGTCACCTGCTCGAACCGGGGATCAGCTTTATTCCACCGTTCGTTTCGCGAACATACGCGTTTGACATGCGAACGCAGACATTGGATGTCCCCCGACAAGAAGCTATCACGCGGGACAATTCACCAGTCACTGCCGACGCTGTCGTATACATCAAGGTTATGGACGCTAAGAAAGCTTTCCTCGAAGTTGATGATTATAAAAAGGCTGTCTCGAATCTCGCACAGACAACCCTTCGAGCGGTGCTTGGTGATATGGAACTTGATGATACGCTGAATAAGCGGCAAGAAATAAACTCGAAAATTCGCGAGGAGCTTGATGAACCAACAGATGAATGGGGGATTCGCGTTGAATCCGTCGAAGTAAGGGAAGTTAATCCTTCGAAAGAAGTCCAGCAGGCAATGGAACAACAGACCTCTGCAGAGCGTCGGCGTCGTGCCATGATTCTGGAGGCGCAAGGAGAACGCCGATCGGCGGTTGAGCAGGCAGAGGGTGAAAAGCAATCGAATATTGTCCGTGCACAGGGTGAAAAGCAAAGTCAGATTCTTGAAGCGCAAGGAGATGCTATATCAACGGTGCTGCGGGCGAAGTCCTCAGAATCGATGGGTGAGCGTGCCGTGATCGAACGTGGAATGGAGACGCTTGAGTCAATTGGTGAGGGTGAATCAACGACATTTGTTCTTCCACAGGAACTAACCAGTCTACTCGGTCGGTATGGTCGGCAACTAACCAATTCAGACGTACAAGAGGAAGCCGGTCTTGAAAGTCTTGATTTCGATGATGAGACGCGTGAGCTTCTTGGACTCGATGACATTGAGAGGATTCTTGGACAAATTGATGAGGCTGCAGAAATGGATCTCGAAGAACTTGAACAAGAAGCCGAAGCAATCAAAGCAGGAGAGACAAATGATATCAAGGATGCAGATCAGATCACTGCTGAAAAAACCGAAAAAATGCAAGACGGCGAAGCCGAGCGCGCTGTTGAGACCGAGCGTGAGTGA
- a CDS encoding OFA family MFS transporter: MQIDYASRARDQLGFSRWWLLLGAAVSMALVSPYQYVWSSIEGPLATQFGAQPPALGAVFTLFVIFQAGSQFPIGWWRDKRGPRAISFIAAVLAGGGYIGLAYATAIWQIYILYSLGAIGVGVVYTVSVNTALKWFPDRPGLTTGVGTMAFAAGSALVVPFVRANATATSYPFVLRTLGVIIGLGIFLGALILRDPPDGWTDSRTTTTEENQSDKTDTEITNDTGTNETQYRWHDVLRTWQFWVMYGMFIAVSGAGLMLTAKVVSFADALGLTAVTATASATLLPVAGGAGRLILGDLSDRVPREHAMAVSFTLCGIGLAAVVYFAQNGSTLGFLAAVVMTTFFWSPQYTLFPSVIGTYYGSANSSANYALLYSGKMWGGVFGGAAAGWLINQVGWSIAFLVGSGLAVIAGIAALALRPPETPATEHIDADVDTGD, encoded by the coding sequence ATGCAGATTGACTATGCATCGCGTGCTCGCGACCAACTTGGCTTTTCGCGATGGTGGTTGCTTCTTGGCGCTGCTGTGAGCATGGCGCTTGTCAGTCCATATCAGTATGTGTGGTCATCAATTGAAGGACCACTGGCTACTCAATTTGGCGCTCAACCGCCAGCTCTTGGTGCTGTGTTTACCTTGTTTGTGATCTTCCAAGCAGGATCGCAATTTCCCATTGGGTGGTGGCGAGATAAACGCGGACCAAGAGCCATTTCATTCATCGCAGCGGTATTAGCCGGGGGTGGATATATTGGGCTTGCATACGCAACAGCAATCTGGCAGATATATATTCTCTATTCACTTGGTGCAATTGGAGTTGGCGTTGTATACACAGTTTCGGTTAATACGGCTTTGAAATGGTTCCCAGATCGACCAGGATTGACTACCGGTGTTGGAACTATGGCATTTGCGGCTGGAAGTGCGCTCGTAGTTCCATTTGTCCGAGCGAATGCAACAGCAACATCATATCCATTTGTTCTTCGGACGCTCGGTGTCATTATCGGTCTCGGTATCTTTCTTGGAGCGCTCATTCTCCGTGATCCTCCAGACGGATGGACGGACAGCCGGACAACCACTACTGAGGAAAATCAATCTGATAAAACTGACACTGAGATAACGAATGATACTGGCACAAATGAGACACAATATAGATGGCATGACGTGCTTCGAACATGGCAGTTTTGGGTGATGTACGGTATGTTCATTGCCGTCAGCGGAGCAGGGTTGATGCTTACCGCAAAGGTCGTCTCATTCGCAGATGCGCTTGGATTGACAGCGGTGACAGCAACTGCTTCTGCGACGCTATTACCTGTTGCTGGAGGCGCAGGACGTCTCATCCTTGGTGATCTCTCCGATCGGGTTCCCCGAGAGCATGCAATGGCGGTATCATTCACATTGTGTGGGATTGGTCTTGCCGCAGTCGTCTATTTCGCTCAAAACGGGTCGACACTCGGATTCCTAGCAGCGGTTGTCATGACAACATTCTTTTGGAGCCCACAGTACACACTCTTCCCTAGCGTTATCGGGACGTATTATGGAAGTGCCAATTCATCAGCCAACTATGCATTACTGTACTCAGGAAAGATGTGGGGCGGTGTCTTTGGAGGAGCTGCTGCTGGGTGGCTTATCAATCAGGTCGGGTGGTCAATTGCTTTTCTGGTAGGATCGGGATTGGCTGTTATCGCCGGTATCGCAGCACTTGCCCTTCGACCACCAGAAACACCCGCAACAGAACATATTGACGCTGATGTTGATACCGGCGACTAA